From Flavobacterium alkalisoli, the proteins below share one genomic window:
- a CDS encoding glycoside hydrolase family 26 protein translates to MKNKLPILLLAFAVVSCGKSDKKQEAENSDANLKDTHLLADKQATKETAALYNNLFNLRENGYMFGHQDDLAYGVEWKYEEGRSDVKDVTGDYPAVYGWDIGRLENNEEKNLDGVPFEKMRQFIKQVYDRGGVNTISWHMNNPLSGGDAWDNPQGTVASILPGGDKHEVFKGWLDNAASFFLSLKGSDGKLIPILYRPYHEFTGNWFWWCKNTTTPQQFKELWKFTVNYFEEKGVHNLIYVYNTSDSNVNTQEDFMEYYPGDEYVDMMSFDAYQMGEGTKLEEYSKNVNHLLTVIQKAADEHGKLTALAETGYEAIPYEKWWTETLTNAIGKNKISYVLVWRNHGWNEHMNPPRMHYYAPYSGHSYKEDFIQYYKDRNTLFQSDVTKEKLYQ, encoded by the coding sequence ATGAAAAACAAATTACCAATACTGCTCTTAGCTTTTGCTGTGGTTTCCTGTGGGAAATCGGATAAAAAGCAGGAGGCGGAAAATAGTGATGCAAATCTAAAAGATACACATCTTTTAGCAGACAAACAGGCTACAAAAGAAACCGCTGCACTATATAACAATCTTTTTAATCTAAGGGAAAACGGTTATATGTTCGGTCATCAGGATGACCTTGCATATGGGGTGGAATGGAAGTATGAAGAAGGACGCAGTGATGTTAAAGATGTTACCGGAGATTATCCTGCTGTATATGGTTGGGATATAGGCCGACTGGAGAATAATGAAGAAAAAAACCTTGACGGTGTGCCTTTTGAAAAAATGAGGCAGTTTATTAAACAGGTTTATGACAGAGGTGGTGTTAATACCATAAGCTGGCATATGAATAACCCGCTTAGCGGTGGCGATGCTTGGGATAACCCACAGGGAACGGTTGCTTCTATACTTCCGGGAGGTGATAAGCATGAGGTTTTTAAAGGATGGCTTGATAACGCGGCTTCATTTTTCCTTTCCTTGAAAGGAAGTGATGGTAAGCTGATACCTATACTATACAGACCTTATCATGAATTTACAGGTAACTGGTTTTGGTGGTGTAAAAATACTACCACACCACAGCAATTTAAGGAACTATGGAAGTTTACGGTAAACTATTTTGAAGAGAAAGGGGTACACAACCTTATATATGTATATAATACTTCAGACTCAAATGTAAATACTCAGGAGGATTTTATGGAATACTATCCCGGCGATGAGTATGTGGATATGATGAGTTTTGATGCTTATCAAATGGGCGAAGGTACTAAGCTTGAGGAATACAGTAAAAACGTAAACCATCTTTTAACTGTTATTCAAAAAGCAGCCGATGAACACGGGAAGCTTACCGCACTGGCCGAGACCGGTTATGAGGCTATCCCGTATGAAAAATGGTGGACAGAAACCCTTACAAATGCAATAGGTAAAAATAAGATATCCTATGTCCTGGTGTGGAGAAACCATGGCTGGAATGAGCATATGAATCCGCCAAGAATGCATTATTATGCGCCCTACAGCGGGCATTCTTATAAAGAGGATTTTATTCAATACTATAAGGATAGGAATACGCTTTTTCAAAGCGACGTAACAAAAGAAAAATTATACCAATAA
- a CDS encoding AraC family transcriptional regulator, with the protein MNNQKFHREITPLSKGDSFLVFDRIKDNFDFPIHYHPEFEINFILNAKGVKRIVGDHIEEIDDVELVLVGPNLYHGWEMHNCKSKNIHEITIQFHNDLFSESLLSKRIMMPIKDMFNRANHGILFSKKTGEELANRLVHISKLDGMDYFLEIISVLHDMANSRNQKLLSTYTVNYDTFEDDDKMKLVYDYIQKNFSGKITLDDVSDIASMSPVSFNRFIKKRTGKTFVNYLNDIRVGYAARWLVEKDLSVSEIAFKSGFNNIANFNRIFKSVKNTTPSQYRDEFYGMKRFL; encoded by the coding sequence ATGAACAATCAAAAATTTCACAGAGAAATAACACCGCTTTCTAAAGGGGACAGTTTCCTGGTTTTTGACAGGATAAAAGACAATTTTGACTTCCCCATTCACTACCACCCTGAGTTCGAGATTAACTTTATTCTAAATGCGAAAGGTGTAAAAAGAATTGTAGGTGACCATATTGAGGAGATAGATGATGTAGAGTTGGTATTGGTGGGGCCTAACCTTTATCATGGTTGGGAGATGCATAACTGTAAAAGCAAAAACATACACGAAATAACCATACAGTTTCACAATGACCTTTTTAGTGAATCGCTACTTTCTAAGAGAATAATGATGCCTATAAAAGATATGTTTAACAGGGCTAATCACGGTATACTCTTCTCAAAAAAAACGGGAGAAGAACTAGCTAACAGGCTGGTACACATATCTAAGCTTGACGGAATGGATTACTTTCTGGAGATAATTTCCGTACTGCACGACATGGCCAATTCCAGAAACCAGAAACTGCTTTCTACCTATACCGTTAACTACGACACCTTTGAAGATGACGACAAAATGAAACTGGTATATGACTATATACAGAAGAACTTTTCGGGTAAGATAACTCTTGATGATGTGTCGGATATTGCAAGCATGAGTCCTGTATCATTTAACCGTTTTATCAAGAAAAGAACGGGAAAAACCTTTGTTAACTACTTAAATGATATTCGTGTAGGTTATGCCGCAAGATGGCTGGTAGAAAAAGACCTCAGTGTATCTGAAATTGCATTTAAATCAGGCTTTAATAATATTGCCAACTTTAATCGCATTTTCAAAAGCGTAAAAAACACAACACCAAGCCAGTACAGAGATGAATTTTACGGAATGAAACGATTTTTATAA
- a CDS encoding SusC/RagA family TonB-linked outer membrane protein has protein sequence MGIKLLYFTKWLQRGNALLYLLLLCSFSALQAQTTVTGTVIDNTGMGIPGANVTIKSTGTGVSTNEDGQYSINAPSDAVLVFSFIGYGNQEIEVNGREVVNVTLEENAQTLDEIVLIGYGSQKRQEVNGSVSKIKATDVADLTQVSIDQMMQGKASGVVVTNNSGQPGSSTSIRIRGNTSLSGTNEPLYIIDGVPVSGDATGNAMSGRPIAGGDFTSQGNNTVSPLAMLNPNDIESMDILKDASATAIYGARGANGVVIITTKSGKKGTGKLTYDSYVSFQEQAKLLDVMDLQQYARQQNELAALYGQELRPEFAHPELLGSGTNWQEEIYQTGILKNHQLAFSGGKDDTNYYISGGYTDQLGTVIGSQFKRYTFKSNVDTKVKKWLKVGAYVTGSITNEDITLNGQQNGIVSTSLLQAPDLAVRNLDGSYAGAPANNQGVAYINPVALALTKSNELVRKNFLGNVYAEISLFKGLSYRFELGANTEFSENDEFLPTYQWGSFGNEFADLNKRRQNWYSWNVKNLLTYRNTFAGKHDVTVLAGQEANESTWDGMYAYATGFLSNDVHTISVADASQSTVNDYKGSQALNSYFGRAIYTFDDRYSIQGSIRADGSSKFDPVTKKQWGYFPAVSGSWTLSNESFMEGTKKYIDNIRFRAGYGEVGNQQIGNNRYGANLSFIGTGLGTGTLFTNMANPNVTWETSKQTNLGVDFTLFSNRLSATVEFYNKRSEDFLTTLPLPYYLTGGPNWEGGIDPPYVNLGEIQNKGIDLTLSYKTDPSKDFSWNSTLIFSRNRNKVVSLNDGLVLMQEVNTNDYTTVTATNTVVGQPMGQFYGYQTLGIIRDQDQLDNAPLIGIYNGDPVQSQLGDVLYADLNDDGVINDDDRTFIGNPYPDFTYGFTNNFRYKGIDFSIFLQGSQGNDILNLTGRTGTLNTNLYQNQLAEAADYWTVDNPNASLPRPVSNLGHSNLLISDRYVEDGSYLRIQNITLGYTLPSDITSKVSITKLRIYGGVQNLHTFTKYKGYDPEVGSFNQNALLTGVDNGRYPSPRSFTMGLNVEF, from the coding sequence ATGGGGATTAAATTACTCTATTTTACTAAATGGCTCCAGCGAGGCAATGCATTACTGTATTTGCTTTTGTTGTGCTCTTTTAGTGCCTTACAGGCGCAAACAACTGTTACCGGTACGGTAATAGACAACACAGGCATGGGTATACCTGGTGCTAACGTTACTATAAAAAGTACAGGAACCGGTGTATCTACAAATGAAGACGGACAATACAGCATTAATGCTCCAAGTGATGCTGTGCTGGTTTTCAGTTTTATCGGGTATGGAAATCAGGAAATTGAAGTAAATGGAAGAGAGGTAGTAAATGTTACCCTTGAAGAAAATGCACAAACTCTTGACGAAATAGTATTAATTGGTTATGGAAGTCAAAAAAGACAGGAAGTTAACGGTTCTGTTTCAAAAATAAAGGCTACTGATGTTGCCGACTTAACACAGGTAAGTATAGACCAAATGATGCAGGGTAAGGCTTCGGGGGTTGTTGTTACAAACAACTCAGGACAGCCGGGTAGTTCAACCTCCATACGCATTAGGGGTAATACATCACTTTCAGGAACAAACGAACCTTTATATATTATAGACGGTGTACCAGTTTCGGGAGATGCTACAGGAAACGCTATGAGCGGAAGACCTATAGCAGGAGGCGATTTTACATCACAGGGTAATAACACAGTGAGTCCGCTTGCTATGCTAAACCCTAATGACATCGAGTCGATGGACATCCTTAAAGATGCATCTGCAACAGCCATTTATGGCGCAAGAGGTGCCAATGGTGTTGTAATAATCACTACTAAATCAGGTAAAAAAGGTACAGGAAAACTAACATACGACAGTTATGTTTCGTTCCAGGAACAGGCTAAATTACTTGATGTAATGGATCTTCAGCAATATGCACGCCAGCAAAATGAACTTGCCGCTTTGTACGGACAGGAATTAAGACCTGAATTTGCACATCCTGAGTTATTAGGATCTGGTACTAACTGGCAGGAAGAAATTTACCAGACAGGTATACTTAAAAACCATCAGTTAGCTTTTTCAGGTGGTAAAGATGACACCAATTACTATATATCAGGAGGTTATACAGACCAACTTGGTACAGTAATCGGATCTCAGTTTAAGCGTTATACATTTAAATCTAATGTTGACACTAAAGTAAAAAAATGGTTAAAGGTAGGTGCTTATGTAACAGGTTCAATTACCAACGAAGACATTACCTTAAATGGTCAGCAAAACGGTATTGTAAGTACTTCACTACTTCAGGCTCCTGATTTAGCAGTAAGAAATCTTGATGGTTCTTATGCAGGTGCTCCGGCAAACAACCAGGGTGTTGCTTACATAAACCCTGTGGCCCTTGCTCTAACAAAATCTAACGAACTGGTTCGTAAAAATTTCTTAGGAAATGTTTATGCTGAAATATCTTTATTTAAAGGCCTTAGTTACAGGTTTGAACTTGGTGCCAATACAGAGTTTAGCGAAAACGACGAGTTTCTTCCAACATATCAGTGGGGTTCTTTTGGTAATGAGTTTGCAGACTTAAATAAAAGACGTCAAAACTGGTACTCATGGAACGTAAAAAACCTTCTTACTTACAGAAACACATTTGCAGGCAAACATGATGTAACAGTGCTTGCCGGACAGGAGGCTAATGAGTCTACTTGGGATGGTATGTATGCTTATGCTACAGGTTTCCTGAGTAATGATGTACACACTATAAGTGTTGCCGATGCTTCTCAAAGCACTGTAAACGACTATAAAGGCAGCCAGGCTCTTAATTCATATTTTGGTAGGGCTATTTATACTTTTGACGATCGTTATAGCATTCAGGGTTCAATAAGGGCTGATGGTTCTTCTAAATTTGATCCTGTAACTAAAAAACAATGGGGATACTTCCCTGCAGTTTCAGGTTCATGGACACTTTCAAACGAAAGCTTCATGGAAGGAACTAAAAAATATATAGACAATATTAGATTTAGAGCCGGTTATGGTGAAGTGGGTAACCAACAGATAGGTAATAACAGGTATGGTGCTAACCTTAGCTTTATTGGTACAGGATTAGGAACAGGTACCCTGTTTACTAACATGGCCAACCCTAATGTAACATGGGAAACTTCTAAACAAACCAACTTAGGTGTAGATTTTACGCTATTTAGCAACAGACTTAGTGCTACAGTAGAATTCTACAACAAAAGATCGGAAGACTTCCTTACTACGCTCCCTCTACCTTATTACCTTACAGGCGGCCCTAACTGGGAAGGTGGTATAGACCCTCCTTATGTAAATCTTGGTGAGATACAAAATAAAGGTATAGACCTTACCCTTTCATACAAAACAGATCCTTCAAAAGATTTTTCATGGAACTCTACCCTTATCTTCTCAAGAAACAGAAATAAGGTAGTATCCCTAAACGACGGACTGGTACTAATGCAGGAAGTAAACACTAATGATTATACTACTGTTACCGCTACAAATACTGTTGTAGGACAGCCAATGGGACAGTTTTACGGATATCAGACATTGGGAATCATCAGAGACCAGGATCAACTTGACAATGCGCCGTTAATTGGCATTTACAACGGAGACCCGGTACAATCTCAATTAGGAGATGTATTATATGCCGACTTAAATGATGACGGAGTAATAAACGATGATGACAGAACTTTTATAGGTAATCCTTACCCTGATTTTACTTATGGTTTTACAAACAACTTCAGGTATAAAGGTATAGACTTTTCAATTTTCCTACAGGGTTCTCAGGGCAACGACATTCTTAATCTTACAGGAAGAACCGGCACCCTAAACACCAACCTGTATCAAAACCAGCTAGCTGAAGCTGCTGATTACTGGACGGTAGACAATCCTAATGCAAGCCTGCCCAGGCCGGTAAGTAACCTTGGTCACAGTAACCTTTTAATTTCTGACAGGTATGTTGAAGATGGTTCTTACTTAAGAATCCAAAACATTACGTTAGGTTATACTTTACCATCTGATATTACATCAAAAGTAAGTATTACAAAGCTGAGAATTTATGGAGGTGTTCAAAACCTGCACACCTTTACAAAGTATAAGGGATATGATCCTGAAGTAGGTTCTTTTAACCAGAATGCGCTTTTAACAGGAGTAGATAACGGACGCTACCCTTCGCCACGTTCATTCACTATGGGATTAAATGTTGAATTCTAA
- a CDS encoding RagB/SusD family nutrient uptake outer membrane protein: MKKNIKSIAVAVFALGVMSLNSCSDDFLIREPQDSITLENYFSSNDQVRNSTNAMYSKTWFNFHNKAFFAIGEVGSGNSYTGSSDVNSLRTLTISGTDVEMVNAWKGLWATIAQANMLISLLPERVGPEVDPEVVDVAIGEAHFMRATAYFYLVRLWGPVPIVENNLDNVENPQIPTNPVEDIYQFIELEYNAAINMLPEKIRSSNYADNGRVSKGSAKAMLAKAHLYQGEYSEAKQLAEEVINSGEFKLYGGEELPSYSFGDLFLTANNNNEESIFALQWKVTGNYGTASNCNTQFGYSPYINQATYGGVFAPSMDLLASFEDGDLRRKETVMLPGDFYPNITTADGPGLTVPDDIDAQGTGSGIKKYVVGKGGGAAGPFDNWGMMENNTYIMRYAEVLLIHAEAILGGAESTSDAAALASYNKVRNRAGLPSVTSFTFDELFHERRIELAFEGDYWYDLGRLPLSKAADIISNQDRGFVDNPNFVPIPSGDFFILPYPTIDLDKNPKLGEPPVPYNFD, translated from the coding sequence ATGAAAAAAAATATAAAATCAATAGCAGTCGCAGTTTTCGCTTTAGGAGTGATGTCGCTTAACTCATGCAGTGATGACTTCCTTATACGCGAACCGCAGGACAGCATTACACTCGAAAATTACTTTAGTTCTAATGACCAGGTAAGAAACAGTACTAATGCAATGTACAGCAAAACATGGTTTAACTTTCACAACAAGGCTTTCTTTGCAATTGGTGAAGTTGGATCGGGTAACAGCTACACAGGATCAAGCGACGTTAACAGTTTAAGAACACTTACAATTTCCGGTACCGACGTAGAGATGGTTAATGCGTGGAAAGGTCTATGGGCTACTATAGCACAGGCCAATATGCTTATTAGCCTTCTGCCGGAAAGAGTAGGTCCGGAAGTAGATCCGGAAGTAGTGGATGTTGCAATTGGCGAAGCGCACTTTATGAGAGCTACGGCTTACTTTTACCTTGTTAGGCTATGGGGACCGGTGCCAATTGTAGAAAACAACCTGGATAACGTTGAAAACCCTCAAATACCTACAAACCCTGTAGAAGATATTTATCAGTTTATTGAATTAGAATACAATGCTGCAATAAATATGCTTCCTGAAAAAATAAGAAGCTCTAATTATGCCGATAACGGAAGGGTATCTAAAGGTTCTGCTAAAGCAATGCTTGCTAAGGCGCATTTATATCAGGGAGAATATAGCGAGGCAAAACAACTTGCTGAAGAAGTAATAAACAGCGGTGAGTTTAAACTTTATGGAGGTGAGGAACTTCCTTCCTACTCTTTTGGAGACCTGTTCCTTACAGCTAACAATAATAATGAAGAATCTATTTTTGCACTACAGTGGAAAGTTACCGGAAACTATGGTACTGCCAGTAACTGCAACACCCAGTTTGGTTATTCCCCTTATATAAATCAGGCTACTTACGGAGGTGTATTTGCCCCTTCTATGGACCTGTTAGCTTCGTTTGAAGATGGGGATTTAAGACGTAAGGAAACAGTTATGTTACCTGGGGACTTCTACCCTAACATTACGACTGCCGATGGTCCCGGATTAACTGTTCCTGATGATATTGATGCACAGGGAACCGGTTCGGGTATCAAAAAATACGTTGTAGGTAAAGGCGGCGGTGCTGCAGGGCCGTTTGACAACTGGGGTATGATGGAAAACAACACTTACATTATGCGTTATGCTGAAGTATTACTTATACATGCTGAGGCAATTTTAGGAGGTGCTGAAAGTACTTCAGATGCTGCTGCTCTTGCTTCTTATAACAAAGTAAGAAACAGGGCCGGTTTACCATCTGTAACTTCATTCACTTTTGATGAGCTTTTCCATGAGAGAAGAATCGAATTGGCTTTTGAGGGCGATTACTGGTATGATCTGGGAAGATTACCATTATCTAAAGCTGCAGATATAATAAGCAATCAGGACAGAGGGTTTGTAGACAATCCTAACTTCGTGCCAATCCCATCGGGAGACTTTTTTATACTGCCTTACCCAACTATCGATTTAGACAAGAATCCTAAATTAGGTGAGCCTCCGGTACCTTATAACTTTGACTAA